The Hymenobacter oligotrophus genome has a window encoding:
- the porW gene encoding type IX secretion system periplasmic lipoprotein PorW/SprE — translation MSNFLRLTWVPVVGLAFAGAALLAGCSAERHNVIARTYQNITARDNGYFLAREKMRGVEAALNKERPNDYNRTLPLLPVVDSVKAVQLAGDMDDVVKKASLPIQRHGTSDYTDDAYVLIGKARFYKREFEEALKTFKYVNTTSKDANARHEALIWLMRTYMATNEWENAAAVSDLLDKEEGTYDNARELFLTRAQYHIRQGNERLAIENLSKAIPYIEKKDERSRTRYVLAQLYQNTGQDKEAYAQLNSILRRNPPYELDFFAKLMLGQVSDLNQQDRTRLNKYFAKLLKDPNNREYRDKVYYEMARLEYRQQRYDEALKLLNQSVRLNTTNRAQRGYAYLLAGRIYYENLQKYRPAAAYYDSTTQSLPRETPEFAAIVERRDILRDFAQHLTTVETQDSLLALAKLDTAALRTRLVAYADAELLRRKQAAERQAALAARGVNQTALGQDPTRAGNPNVDPLAFASVSTGRLWYFDNPTALGTARADFERRWGNRPLTDNWRLSSLATTGAPVPGAGAPVSVRGADGSLVNPASGASAQQATPADERAALLAQYQQSIPATAEQQQQAEAKVLEALFALGAIYNQQLKEPAKAAQTYEQLLQRFPNSPHTLEVYYSLYLLYKDLGDAKAEAYAQRLRQEFANSSFARLVADPEYLRRTSVANEHMAVRLDSAFALYKKQEFKKANAALVRARKQYPETDLNDRAEYLQLLLTLRTQPPAKHKAEVAAFVKKYPESGLAPRAQELLSTYGRYESGQLAGALASTEKPSVSFFRPGEVDNRVRILYQENETPAVALKPAPQAEPQKLPAPVVTPPASKGAAPAPAAPKVAAAQVPAPSAPTPPANNSPTPPQPAGAGSPSPTAATEPKPTAAPPAEASPYRADVNAAHAVVIAYPKDAAAFAELQNQLAAYNNRFFKASNLQVQAQPLGPDQQLLVVQALPNAKVALNYALKLRGPQGPLMKFRNAGYQSFLIGIDNLPVLLSRGNLEEYLRFAQPVYSIKN, via the coding sequence GTGTCGAATTTTTTGCGCCTTACTTGGGTACCTGTTGTTGGGTTGGCTTTTGCTGGCGCCGCTTTGCTGGCGGGCTGCTCGGCCGAACGCCACAACGTGATAGCTCGCACCTACCAAAACATTACTGCCCGCGACAACGGCTACTTTTTGGCGCGCGAGAAAATGCGGGGCGTGGAGGCTGCCCTAAATAAGGAACGCCCCAACGATTACAACCGTACGCTGCCGCTGTTGCCGGTGGTCGATTCGGTAAAGGCCGTGCAGCTCGCGGGCGACATGGACGACGTGGTGAAAAAGGCCTCCTTGCCTATTCAGCGCCACGGCACTAGCGACTATACCGACGACGCGTATGTGCTGATTGGCAAGGCCCGTTTTTACAAACGCGAGTTCGAGGAGGCGCTAAAGACGTTTAAGTACGTGAACACCACCAGCAAGGACGCCAACGCCCGGCACGAGGCGCTGATCTGGCTGATGCGCACGTACATGGCCACCAACGAGTGGGAAAATGCCGCCGCCGTATCGGACTTGCTTGATAAAGAAGAAGGCACCTACGACAATGCGCGCGAGCTTTTCCTGACCCGCGCGCAATACCACATTAGGCAGGGCAACGAGCGGCTGGCCATTGAGAATCTCAGCAAGGCCATTCCATATATAGAGAAAAAGGACGAACGCTCGCGCACGCGCTATGTGCTAGCGCAACTCTATCAGAACACCGGCCAGGACAAGGAAGCTTACGCCCAGCTCAACAGCATTTTGCGGCGCAACCCGCCCTACGAGCTCGACTTTTTTGCCAAACTCATGCTCGGGCAGGTATCGGACCTGAACCAGCAAGACCGCACGCGCCTAAACAAGTACTTCGCGAAGCTGCTGAAGGACCCCAACAACCGCGAGTACCGCGACAAAGTGTACTACGAAATGGCGCGCCTGGAGTACCGCCAGCAACGATACGACGAAGCGCTGAAGCTGCTTAACCAATCGGTGCGGCTGAATACCACCAACCGGGCGCAACGCGGCTATGCGTACTTGCTGGCTGGGCGCATCTACTACGAAAACCTGCAGAAGTACCGCCCCGCAGCCGCCTATTACGATAGCACTACCCAGAGCCTGCCCAGGGAAACGCCGGAGTTTGCGGCAATTGTGGAGCGGCGCGATATTTTGCGCGACTTTGCCCAGCACCTAACTACCGTTGAAACCCAAGACAGCTTGCTTGCCTTGGCCAAACTGGATACAGCGGCCCTGCGCACGCGCTTGGTTGCTTATGCCGATGCGGAGCTGCTGCGCCGCAAACAGGCAGCCGAGCGGCAGGCGGCGTTGGCCGCTCGCGGCGTCAACCAAACGGCCCTAGGTCAAGACCCCACCCGCGCTGGCAACCCCAACGTAGACCCGCTGGCGTTTGCCAGTGTCTCCACAGGCCGGCTGTGGTACTTCGATAACCCAACGGCGCTGGGCACTGCCCGCGCCGACTTTGAGCGGCGTTGGGGCAACCGCCCTCTAACCGATAACTGGCGCCTGAGCAGCCTTGCCACCACCGGTGCGCCGGTGCCAGGCGCCGGGGCGCCGGTTTCGGTACGCGGGGCCGATGGCAGCCTGGTAAACCCGGCTAGCGGGGCATCGGCCCAGCAGGCCACGCCTGCTGACGAACGCGCGGCGTTGCTGGCGCAGTATCAGCAAAGCATACCGGCTACGGCCGAGCAACAACAGCAGGCCGAAGCCAAGGTGCTGGAGGCCTTGTTTGCCCTAGGAGCCATTTACAACCAGCAGCTGAAAGAGCCGGCCAAGGCAGCCCAGACCTACGAGCAGTTGCTGCAACGTTTTCCGAACAGCCCGCACACCCTGGAGGTGTACTACAGCTTGTACCTGCTTTACAAGGACCTAGGCGATGCTAAAGCCGAAGCCTACGCCCAACGGCTACGGCAGGAGTTTGCTAACTCCTCGTTTGCCCGGCTTGTGGCCGACCCCGAGTACTTGCGCCGCACTTCGGTGGCCAACGAGCACATGGCCGTGCGGCTCGATTCGGCATTTGCGCTCTACAAAAAGCAGGAATTCAAGAAAGCCAACGCAGCCTTGGTTCGGGCGCGCAAGCAGTACCCCGAAACCGACCTGAACGACCGCGCCGAGTACCTGCAACTGCTGCTAACGCTGCGCACCCAACCGCCGGCCAAGCACAAAGCCGAGGTAGCTGCCTTTGTGAAGAAGTACCCCGAGAGTGGGCTGGCACCTAGGGCGCAAGAGCTACTGAGCACTTACGGCCGCTACGAAAGCGGCCAGTTGGCCGGCGCCTTGGCCTCCACCGAAAAGCCATCGGTGTCGTTCTTTCGTCCCGGCGAGGTTGATAACCGTGTGCGCATTCTGTACCAAGAAAACGAAACGCCAGCCGTGGCGCTAAAGCCGGCCCCGCAAGCCGAGCCTCAAAAATTACCAGCCCCGGTGGTTACGCCACCGGCCTCGAAGGGCGCAGCTCCCGCTCCTGCCGCGCCCAAGGTCGCCGCTGCCCAAGTGCCTGCCCCAAGCGCACCAACCCCGCCTGCTAACAACTCGCCTACGCCGCCGCAGCCTGCAGGGGCCGGCAGCCCCTCCCCAACCGCTGCCACCGAGCCTAAGCCAACTGCCGCCCCGCCTGCCGAAGCCTCGCCGTACCGCGCCGATGTGAATGCAGCGCACGCGGTGGTAATTGCCTACCCCAAAGACGCCGCTGCTTTTGCCGAGCTTCAAAATCAGCTTGCCGCTTACAACAACCGCTTCTTTAAGGCCAGCAATTTGCAGGTGCAGGCGCAGCCCCTAGGTCCCGATCAGCAGTTGCTGGTTGTGCAGGCTTTGCCCAACGCCAAGGTTGCGCTTAACTACGCGCTTAAGCTGCGCGGGCCGCAAGGCCCGCTGATGAAGTTTCGCAACGCGGGTTACCAATCCTTCCTGATCGGTATTGATAACCTGCCGGTGCTCCTCTCGCGCGGCAACCTGGAGGAGTATTTGCGCTTCGCCCAGCCCGTTTATTCAATTAAGAATTAA
- a CDS encoding penicillin-binding protein 1A encodes MPTVSRPKPAYRPKPNRPERFGAVTRTLWLLFGAGVLAAILFVLAVSINFLNLFGSMPNLRTLENPKSELASEIYSADGALMGKYFRENRTPVEYDDLSQHTVDALVATEDARFEQHSGIDAKAMMRVASGLVLGGKSGGGSTLSQQLAKMLFRTREDLNDGKLNDVPGLRMLITKTKEWILAVRLERNYTKREILRMYLNQAEYGSNAYGIFTAAKTFFNKKPKELTLEESALLVGLVNGPTVFNPVRNPERSKKRRDWVLTQMRKYDYLDEGTYAAAVAKPIKLDYKVENQNEGIAPYFRVEVSKMLRSWAKETGYDLYADGLKIYTTIDSRMQRYAETAVADHMKLQQRWFDAHWKGQQPWRDENGKLIPNFLSTSIQRTERYRSLHTRFDGNKDSIKYYLNKRYRMKVFTWNGGEKEVTMSPMDSLAYYKRLLHAGFMAMNPLNGHIKAWVGGINFKYIKYDHVKQGKRQPGSTFKPFVYVAAIDQGYSPCYQRPDVATTFPAVAGRAPYTPKNFEGGFSGRTFTLRQALARSMNSITAWLVQKLGPETIVAYAKRLGITSPIEAVPAVGFGSSDVSIYELSGAYSTFVNRGVWTAPMMVTRIEDKNGNVLREFVAQTKEALNEETAYLMTYMMRGAVEEQGGTSIILRNGFKFPHQMAGKTGTTSNYSDAWFMGMTPDLVCGTWVGGEDRSIHFRTGAYGQGSRLALPIYGLFMRQVYKHNKDIGISTGEFPKPQKPLDIEIDCSRYYGAQRDTIPYEQKLNQVDIQDLEDQDI; translated from the coding sequence ATGCCTACCGTTTCACGGCCTAAACCTGCTTATCGCCCCAAGCCAAACCGTCCTGAGCGGTTTGGGGCCGTTACCCGTACGCTCTGGCTGTTGTTTGGCGCGGGCGTGCTGGCCGCCATTTTGTTTGTGCTGGCTGTGAGCATCAACTTCCTGAACTTGTTCGGGAGCATGCCCAACCTACGCACGCTCGAAAATCCCAAAAGCGAACTGGCGTCGGAAATTTATTCGGCCGATGGTGCGCTGATGGGCAAATACTTCCGCGAGAACCGCACGCCCGTGGAGTACGACGACCTCAGCCAACATACCGTTGATGCGTTGGTGGCCACCGAGGATGCGCGCTTCGAGCAACACTCCGGCATCGATGCCAAAGCTATGATGCGGGTGGCCTCGGGCTTGGTGCTGGGTGGCAAAAGCGGCGGCGGCTCTACACTTAGCCAGCAGCTAGCCAAAATGCTGTTCCGCACCCGCGAAGACCTGAACGACGGCAAGCTGAACGACGTGCCGGGCTTGCGCATGCTCATTACCAAAACCAAAGAATGGATTTTGGCGGTGCGACTCGAGCGCAACTATACCAAGCGCGAAATCCTGCGCATGTACCTCAATCAGGCTGAATACGGCTCTAATGCTTACGGCATTTTCACGGCGGCCAAAACGTTTTTCAACAAAAAGCCAAAAGAGCTGACGTTGGAAGAATCGGCGCTGCTGGTGGGTTTGGTAAACGGCCCCACCGTGTTCAATCCGGTGCGCAACCCCGAGCGCAGCAAAAAGCGCCGCGACTGGGTGCTGACCCAAATGCGCAAATACGATTACCTCGACGAAGGTACCTATGCCGCCGCGGTAGCCAAGCCCATTAAGCTCGACTACAAGGTTGAAAATCAAAACGAAGGCATTGCGCCGTACTTCCGGGTGGAGGTAAGCAAAATGCTGCGCAGCTGGGCCAAGGAAACCGGCTACGACCTGTACGCCGACGGCCTCAAGATTTACACCACCATCGACTCGCGCATGCAGCGCTACGCCGAAACCGCTGTGGCCGACCACATGAAGCTGCAGCAGCGCTGGTTTGATGCGCACTGGAAAGGCCAGCAGCCGTGGCGCGACGAGAACGGCAAGCTCATTCCCAACTTCCTGAGCACCTCCATCCAGCGCACCGAGCGCTACCGCTCGCTTCACACCCGCTTCGATGGCAACAAAGATTCCATCAAGTACTACCTGAACAAGCGGTACCGCATGAAGGTGTTCACGTGGAACGGCGGCGAGAAAGAAGTGACCATGTCGCCGATGGATTCGCTGGCTTACTACAAGCGCCTGCTGCACGCCGGCTTTATGGCCATGAATCCGCTCAACGGCCATATCAAGGCTTGGGTAGGCGGCATCAACTTCAAGTACATTAAGTACGACCACGTAAAGCAGGGCAAGCGCCAGCCGGGCTCCACGTTTAAGCCCTTTGTGTACGTAGCCGCCATCGACCAGGGCTACTCGCCTTGCTACCAGCGCCCCGACGTGGCTACCACCTTCCCGGCCGTGGCGGGCCGCGCGCCCTACACGCCCAAAAACTTCGAGGGCGGTTTCTCGGGTCGCACTTTCACGCTGCGGCAGGCGTTGGCTCGCTCGATGAACTCGATTACGGCTTGGCTGGTACAAAAGCTGGGCCCCGAAACCATTGTGGCCTACGCTAAGCGCCTAGGTATTACCTCGCCCATTGAGGCGGTGCCAGCCGTGGGCTTTGGCTCGTCCGACGTGAGCATTTACGAGTTGTCGGGGGCGTACAGCACGTTCGTAAACCGGGGCGTTTGGACGGCCCCGATGATGGTAACGCGCATCGAGGACAAAAACGGCAACGTGCTGCGCGAGTTTGTGGCCCAAACTAAGGAGGCCCTGAACGAGGAAACCGCTTATCTGATGACGTACATGATGCGCGGCGCCGTGGAAGAGCAAGGTGGTACCTCCATCATTCTGCGCAACGGCTTCAAATTTCCGCACCAGATGGCCGGCAAAACCGGCACCACCTCTAACTACTCCGATGCGTGGTTTATGGGCATGACGCCCGACTTGGTGTGCGGCACGTGGGTAGGCGGCGAAGACCGCAGCATTCACTTCCGCACGGGTGCATACGGCCAAGGCTCGCGCCTGGCTCTGCCCATCTATGGCCTGTTTATGCGGCAGGTGTACAAGCACAACAAAGACATCGGCATCAGCACCGGCGAGTTTCCGAAACCGCAGAAGCCGTTGGATATTGAAATCGACTGCTCGCGTTACTACGGCGCCCAGCGCGACACCATTCCGTACGAGCAGAAACTGAACCAAGTGGACATTCAGGACCTCGAGGACCAAGATATTTAG
- a CDS encoding AtpZ/AtpI family protein produces the protein MPTPNPQPPFKSDSDADRRRQFGKFSGVGVQMLVVIGLSAWGGVALDKKMGWEPWGTILLTLLGVFIAMYQVIRAVSEK, from the coding sequence ATGCCCACGCCTAACCCACAACCCCCGTTTAAATCCGATTCGGACGCCGACCGGCGGCGCCAGTTCGGCAAGTTTTCCGGCGTAGGCGTGCAAATGCTAGTAGTGATAGGCCTAAGCGCGTGGGGTGGCGTTGCCCTCGACAAGAAAATGGGCTGGGAGCCTTGGGGCACCATTTTGCTCACCTTGCTCGGGGTATTTATTGCTATGTACCAAGTCATCCGGGCCGTCTCCGAAAAATAG